From Corynebacterium frankenforstense DSM 45800, the proteins below share one genomic window:
- a CDS encoding TIGR03089 family protein, whose product MELLRHLLDADPAGPRLTVYDEHTGARLDFSATTLDNWAAKVATMLLEELDLDADSRILIDLPVGWQAAAIALGAMAAGVDHTLDPGAPAADPDDLDVVFTSPGRAGDHPGPDLVLVTDDPFGRGVAETGGTLPPGAVDFGPTVRFYPDVFPAPTMSLADLAETTDIPAGARVLATGWTDDASFTRQVLEPLAVGGSTVVVSGFAEAARLDAIAAAEKVTLRL is encoded by the coding sequence ATGGAACTGCTGCGCCACCTCCTCGACGCCGACCCCGCCGGCCCGCGCCTGACCGTCTACGACGAGCACACCGGCGCCCGCCTGGACTTCTCCGCCACCACCCTGGACAACTGGGCGGCCAAGGTCGCCACGATGCTGCTCGAGGAGCTCGACCTCGACGCCGACTCCCGCATCCTCATCGACCTGCCCGTCGGCTGGCAGGCCGCCGCGATCGCCCTCGGCGCGATGGCCGCCGGCGTGGACCACACCCTGGACCCCGGCGCCCCGGCGGCCGACCCCGACGACCTCGACGTCGTCTTCACCTCCCCCGGGCGCGCCGGCGACCACCCCGGCCCCGACCTGGTGCTGGTCACCGACGACCCCTTCGGCCGCGGGGTGGCCGAGACCGGCGGCACCCTGCCGCCCGGCGCGGTCGACTTCGGGCCGACCGTGCGCTTCTACCCCGACGTCTTCCCCGCCCCGACGATGAGCCTGGCCGACCTCGCCGAGACCACCGACATCCCCGCCGGCGCCCGCGTGCTGGCCACCGGCTGGACCGACGACGCCTCCTTCACCCGCCAGGTCCTCGAGCCGCTGGCCGTCGGCGGCTCGACGGTGGTCGTCTCCGGCTTCGCCGAGGCCGCCCGCCTCGACGCGATCGCGGCCGCCGAGAAGGTCACTCTGCGCCTCTGA
- a CDS encoding carbohydrate ABC transporter permease, translated as MSKTRSFIGNYLGLILILIWGLAPFYWMVVTALRDPSHTFDTTPWPTHVTLDNFRDALATDKGNDFLGAIGNSLLISATTTALAVAVGVFTAYALARLDFPGKGIVTGIILAASMFPGIALVTPLFQLFGDLGWIGTYQALIIPNISFALPLTVYTLVSFFRTLPWELEEAARVDGASRGQAFRKVLLPLAAPALFTTAILAFIATWNEFMLARQLSTTDTEPVTVAIARFSGPTAFEYPYTSIMAAGALVTIPLVIMVLFFQRRIVSGLTAGGVKA; from the coding sequence ATGAGCAAGACGCGTTCGTTCATCGGCAACTACCTGGGTCTGATCCTCATCCTGATCTGGGGGCTCGCACCCTTCTACTGGATGGTCGTCACCGCGCTGCGCGACCCGTCGCACACCTTCGACACCACGCCGTGGCCGACGCACGTCACGCTGGACAACTTCCGCGACGCGCTGGCCACGGACAAGGGCAACGACTTTTTGGGCGCGATCGGCAACTCGCTGCTGATCTCCGCGACGACGACCGCGCTGGCCGTGGCCGTGGGCGTGTTCACCGCCTACGCGCTGGCCCGGCTGGACTTCCCCGGCAAGGGCATCGTCACCGGCATCATCCTGGCCGCCTCGATGTTCCCGGGCATCGCGCTGGTCACCCCGCTGTTCCAGCTCTTCGGCGATCTCGGGTGGATCGGCACCTACCAGGCGCTGATCATCCCGAACATCTCCTTCGCGCTGCCGCTGACCGTCTACACGCTCGTGTCCTTCTTCCGCACCCTGCCCTGGGAACTCGAGGAGGCCGCGCGCGTCGACGGCGCCAGCCGCGGGCAGGCCTTCCGCAAGGTGCTGCTGCCGCTGGCCGCCCCGGCGCTGTTCACCACGGCGATCCTGGCGTTCATCGCGACCTGGAACGAGTTCATGCTCGCCCGGCAGCTGTCGACCACCGACACCGAGCCGGTGACCGTGGCGATCGCCCGCTTCTCCGGGCCGACCGCCTTCGAGTACCCGTACACCTCGATCATGGCCGCCGGCGCGCTGGTGACGATCCCGCTGGTGATCATGGTGCTGTTCTTCCAGCGCCGGATCGTCTCGGGGCTGACCGCCGGCGGGGTCAAGGCGTGA
- a CDS encoding LCP family protein translates to MSEHYRQVRAIQPAPDSDTRIRQAGPGGLKGVIAVLSVLVLVFAGVGYLTVGRLGNEVASAGNLSLGGGQGMKKAPDGATDILLVGSDSRTDAQGNPLSQEELASLNAGVEEGEHNTDTIMVIRVPNDGSSATAVSIPRDTYVKDDELGNMKINGVFAAHAAERRSELEAEGADEQRIAREELAAGREGLVTTVAELTGIEVDHYAEIGLLGFVLLTDAVGGVDVCLNEPVQDEFSGADFPAGRQTLDGVEALKFVRQRHGLPRGDLDRVTRQQAFMASMVQKLLSAGTLTNPGRLNDLRGAVERSVVIDEDWDVMSFAAQLSNLAGGNVTFTTIPVTSLDGVGDYGESIVTVDPDQVRGFMDDLLGAEEEEGQPEDGGDQPSGEPAAAASDAELHVLNAGSVSGLAGSVGGWLEEHGYNVAEVSNALEGIYTESQVVTGDADSEAAKAVAEELGGLPVTVNEGLDADTLVVVTHDDYAGPQGEQMAEAPSGDGSVGEPGADFGTEPEASPEIDAGGDGPRCVN, encoded by the coding sequence GTGAGTGAGCACTACCGCCAGGTCAGGGCCATCCAGCCGGCCCCGGACTCGGACACCCGCATCCGGCAGGCAGGCCCGGGCGGCCTCAAGGGCGTCATCGCCGTGCTCTCCGTCCTCGTGCTCGTCTTCGCCGGTGTCGGCTATCTCACCGTCGGGCGGCTGGGCAACGAGGTCGCCTCGGCCGGCAACCTCTCCCTCGGCGGCGGCCAGGGCATGAAGAAGGCCCCCGACGGCGCCACCGACATCCTGCTGGTCGGCTCCGACTCGCGCACGGACGCGCAGGGCAACCCGCTGAGCCAGGAGGAGCTGGCCTCGCTCAACGCCGGCGTCGAGGAGGGCGAGCACAACACGGACACCATCATGGTCATCCGCGTGCCCAACGACGGCTCCTCGGCCACGGCCGTGTCCATCCCGCGCGACACCTACGTCAAGGACGACGAGCTGGGCAACATGAAGATCAACGGCGTCTTCGCCGCGCACGCCGCCGAGCGCCGCTCCGAGCTGGAGGCCGAGGGCGCCGACGAGCAGCGCATCGCCCGCGAGGAGCTCGCCGCCGGCCGCGAGGGCCTGGTCACTACCGTCGCCGAGCTGACCGGCATCGAGGTCGACCACTACGCGGAGATCGGCCTGCTCGGCTTCGTCCTGCTCACCGACGCCGTCGGCGGCGTGGACGTCTGCCTCAACGAGCCGGTCCAGGACGAGTTCTCCGGCGCCGACTTCCCCGCCGGCCGCCAGACGCTCGACGGCGTGGAGGCCCTGAAGTTCGTCCGCCAGCGCCACGGCCTGCCCCGCGGCGACCTCGACCGCGTGACCCGCCAGCAGGCCTTCATGGCCTCGATGGTGCAGAAGCTGCTCTCCGCCGGCACCCTGACCAACCCGGGACGCCTCAACGACCTGCGCGGCGCCGTCGAGCGCTCCGTGGTCATCGACGAGGACTGGGACGTGATGAGCTTCGCCGCCCAGCTGTCCAACCTCGCCGGCGGCAACGTCACCTTCACCACCATCCCCGTGACCTCGCTCGACGGCGTGGGCGACTACGGCGAGTCCATCGTCACCGTCGACCCGGACCAGGTGCGCGGCTTCATGGACGACCTCCTCGGCGCCGAGGAGGAGGAGGGACAGCCCGAGGACGGCGGGGACCAGCCGTCCGGCGAGCCCGCCGCCGCGGCCTCCGACGCCGAGCTGCACGTGCTCAACGCCGGGTCCGTCTCCGGGCTGGCCGGCTCGGTCGGCGGCTGGCTCGAGGAGCACGGTTACAACGTCGCCGAGGTCTCCAACGCCCTGGAGGGCATCTACACCGAGTCCCAGGTCGTCACCGGGGACGCCGACAGCGAGGCCGCCAAGGCCGTCGCCGAGGAGCTCGGCGGGCTGCCCGTGACCGTCAACGAGGGCCTGGACGCCGACACGCTGGTCGTGGTCACCCACGACGACTACGCCGGCCCGCAGGGCGAACAGATGGCCGAGGCGCCCAGCGGCGACGGCTCCGTCGGTGAGCCCGGCGCCGACTTCGGCACCGAGCCCGAGGCCTCCCCCGAGATCGACGCCGGCGGCGACGGTCCGCGCTGCGTGAACTGA
- a CDS encoding LLM class flavin-dependent oxidoreductase — protein MAREVHLNLFAFGAGHHSAAWRAPGSSAERLGEIDYWQQLAQTAERGLFDAFFLADGQAAGIGGLSRSPGWYLEPVTTLTALARATRHIGLVTTISATFWDPFHAARLLGSLDHISGGRAGINVVTSMTDDEARNHAMAALPAHAERYARAEEFIDVIERLWDSWPASAVRAERDGVYVDESQLKSLNHHGRFFDVAGPLNLPSPPQGRPVLFQAGASEPGRNLAARAAEGIYAVAWDLEMARDYRGDIRRRAAEFGRDPDGIAVMPGLVTYVGATEAEAYEKKAALDALLPIDDALDQLAFFVGQDTSGWELDAPVPELPPVEEFTGPKGRYLTVLRIIETKRPTVRELLGYLAAGGGHATFIGTPEQIADEIERWVDGGGADGFNLMPPALPASIDDFVDQVVPVLQERGRFRTGYDAATLRGNLGLPAPDPLRR, from the coding sequence ATGGCACGCGAGGTCCACCTCAACCTCTTCGCCTTCGGCGCCGGGCACCACTCGGCGGCCTGGCGCGCGCCCGGCTCCTCGGCCGAGCGCCTCGGCGAGATCGACTACTGGCAGCAGCTGGCCCAGACCGCCGAGCGTGGGCTGTTCGACGCGTTCTTCCTCGCCGACGGCCAGGCCGCCGGCATCGGCGGGCTGTCCCGCTCGCCGGGCTGGTACCTCGAGCCGGTGACCACCCTGACCGCCCTGGCCCGGGCGACCCGGCACATCGGCCTGGTCACCACGATATCGGCGACGTTCTGGGACCCCTTCCACGCCGCGCGGCTGCTCGGCAGTCTGGACCACATCTCCGGCGGGCGCGCGGGCATCAACGTGGTGACCTCCATGACCGACGACGAGGCGCGCAACCACGCCATGGCCGCGCTGCCTGCCCACGCCGAGCGCTACGCGCGGGCCGAGGAGTTCATCGACGTGATCGAGCGGCTGTGGGACTCGTGGCCGGCCAGTGCCGTGCGCGCCGAGCGCGACGGCGTCTACGTCGACGAGTCGCAGCTGAAGTCCCTGAACCACCACGGCCGCTTCTTCGACGTCGCCGGGCCGCTGAACCTGCCCTCCCCGCCGCAGGGCCGCCCGGTGCTCTTCCAGGCCGGCGCCTCGGAGCCGGGGCGCAACCTCGCCGCTCGTGCGGCCGAGGGCATTTACGCGGTGGCCTGGGACCTGGAGATGGCCCGCGACTACCGCGGCGACATCCGCCGGCGCGCCGCCGAGTTCGGCCGCGACCCCGACGGCATCGCCGTGATGCCGGGACTGGTGACCTACGTCGGCGCCACCGAGGCCGAGGCGTACGAGAAGAAGGCCGCGCTCGACGCGCTGCTGCCGATCGACGACGCCCTGGATCAGCTGGCGTTCTTCGTCGGCCAGGACACCTCCGGCTGGGAGCTCGACGCGCCCGTTCCGGAGCTGCCGCCGGTCGAGGAGTTCACCGGGCCGAAGGGCCGCTACCTGACGGTGCTGCGCATCATCGAGACGAAGCGGCCGACCGTGCGCGAGCTGCTCGGCTACCTGGCCGCCGGCGGCGGGCACGCGACCTTCATCGGCACGCCCGAGCAGATCGCCGACGAGATCGAGCGCTGGGTCGACGGCGGCGGCGCCGACGGGTTCAACCTGATGCCGCCGGCGCTGCCCGCGAGCATCGACGACTTCGTCGACCAGGTCGTGCCCGTGCTGCAGGAGCGCGGCCGGTTCCGCACGGGTTACGACGCCGCGACGTTGCGCGGGAACCTCGGTCTGCCGGCGCCGGACCCGCTGCGCAGGTAG
- a CDS encoding carbohydrate ABC transporter permease has translation MIVLAVVIGYPIVRAVWLSFQADKGLDPETGLFTEGGFAGLDHYLYWLTQRCSAGVCPPGVIATDFWPAVRITLFFTVVTVALETVLGVIMALVMNREFRGRGLVRAAVLVPWAIPTAVTAKLWQFMFAPDGVVNATLGTDIAWTTDPWAARTAVIIADVWKTTPFMALLILAGLQMIPKELYEAARVDGASAWQRFTRITLPLVRPALMVAVLFRTLDALRMYDLPVIMISGSSNSPTATVSQLVVEDMRQGHFNSASALSTLIFLLIFAVAFIMIRFLGADVSGTRNLPGGKSRARGLRGLRERFGRGRGRAGETGTAAPAAVGAGASHGDAARDGDPRGVGKRGVGKRGNHDAEGGAR, from the coding sequence ATGATCGTGCTGGCCGTGGTCATCGGCTACCCGATCGTGCGCGCGGTCTGGCTGTCGTTCCAGGCCGACAAGGGGCTCGACCCCGAGACCGGCCTGTTCACCGAGGGCGGCTTCGCCGGCCTCGACCACTACCTCTACTGGCTGACCCAGCGCTGCTCCGCCGGGGTCTGCCCGCCCGGCGTCATCGCCACCGACTTCTGGCCGGCGGTGCGCATCACGCTGTTCTTCACCGTGGTCACCGTGGCCCTCGAGACGGTCCTCGGCGTGATCATGGCGCTGGTGATGAACCGCGAGTTCCGCGGCCGCGGCCTGGTCCGCGCCGCCGTGCTCGTGCCCTGGGCCATCCCGACGGCCGTCACTGCCAAGCTCTGGCAGTTCATGTTCGCCCCCGACGGCGTGGTCAACGCGACCCTGGGCACGGACATCGCCTGGACCACCGACCCGTGGGCCGCCCGCACCGCCGTGATCATCGCCGACGTCTGGAAGACCACGCCCTTCATGGCGCTGCTCATCCTCGCCGGCCTGCAGATGATCCCCAAGGAGCTCTACGAGGCCGCACGCGTCGACGGTGCCTCGGCCTGGCAGCGCTTCACCCGCATCACCCTGCCGCTGGTGCGCCCGGCACTGATGGTCGCCGTGCTCTTCCGCACCCTCGACGCGCTGCGCATGTACGACCTGCCGGTGATCATGATCTCCGGGTCCTCCAACTCGCCGACAGCCACCGTCTCCCAGCTGGTGGTCGAGGACATGCGCCAGGGCCACTTCAACTCGGCCTCCGCGCTGTCCACCCTGATCTTCCTGCTCATCTTCGCCGTGGCGTTCATCATGATCCGCTTCCTCGGCGCGGACGTCTCCGGCACCCGCAACCTGCCCGGCGGCAAGAGCCGGGCCCGGGGCCTGCGCGGGCTGCGCGAGCGGTTCGGCCGCGGGCGCGGTCGCGCAGGCGAGACCGGGACCGCCGCGCCGGCCGCGGTCGGCGCGGGGGCGTCCCACGGTGACGCCGCACGCGACGGCGACCCACGCGGCGTCGGCAAGCGCGGCGTAGGCAAGCGGGGCAACCACGACGCGGAAGGCGGTGCGCGATGA
- a CDS encoding YdcF family protein, with translation MSGAWPILVLGSKTDDGRAQPVLAARLRTAAAVAGRRLGVPVVVSGRGEADVMARDLRQAGVDPARIVAEPLATSTNENLEHARRLFPDAGGFIVVTSNYHARRARLWAWHLGIPVEVIPAPTPRAQRRDTYLREVLALPHSAARIAWRRLVARLGR, from the coding sequence ATGTCCGGCGCTTGGCCGATCCTGGTGCTCGGCTCCAAGACCGACGACGGCCGGGCCCAGCCCGTGCTGGCCGCCCGCCTGCGCACCGCCGCCGCGGTGGCGGGCAGGCGCCTCGGCGTGCCCGTCGTGGTCTCCGGCCGCGGCGAGGCCGACGTCATGGCCCGCGACCTGCGTCAGGCCGGGGTGGATCCGGCACGCATCGTCGCTGAGCCGCTGGCGACCTCCACCAACGAGAACCTCGAGCACGCCCGCCGGCTCTTCCCGGACGCGGGCGGCTTCATCGTGGTCACGAGCAACTACCACGCCCGCCGCGCCCGCCTGTGGGCCTGGCACCTGGGCATCCCCGTCGAGGTGATCCCGGCGCCGACGCCGCGGGCCCAGCGCCGAGACACCTACCTGCGCGAGGTCCTCGCGCTGCCGCACTCGGCCGCGCGCATCGCCTGGCGCCGCCTCGTCGCCCGCCTCGGGCGGTAG
- a CDS encoding ABC transporter ATP-binding protein, with translation MAPVTYDNVTVRYPGADHPSVTDFNLEIADGEFLVLVGPSGCGKSTTLRALAGLEPVESGRILIGDDDVTDSDPAARDVAMVFQNYALYPHLSVRKNMSFALDLRKVPRDEADTRVAEAAEILGLTDFLDRKPKDLSGGQRQRVAMGRAIVRNPRVFLMDEPLSNLDAKLRVSTRSEIAALQRRLGVTTVYVTHDQVEAMTMGDRVAVLDRGVLQQVAPPRELYRDPVNLFVAGFIGSPSMNLFHDDVPGAGDVTFGVRPEHMRLLGAGEACPAGFRELTGPVDIVEELGAESYVYAHRDGGRLVARLLDAPAPERGAEVRMAYDPAAALRFGPDGSRADARD, from the coding sequence ATGGCACCGGTCACCTACGACAACGTCACCGTCCGCTACCCCGGGGCGGACCACCCCTCGGTCACCGACTTCAACCTCGAGATCGCCGACGGCGAGTTCCTGGTGCTCGTCGGCCCCTCCGGCTGCGGCAAGTCGACCACGCTGCGCGCGCTGGCCGGCCTCGAGCCGGTCGAGTCCGGCCGCATCCTCATCGGCGACGACGACGTCACCGACTCCGACCCGGCCGCCCGCGACGTGGCCATGGTCTTCCAGAACTACGCGCTCTACCCGCACCTGTCGGTGCGCAAGAACATGTCGTTCGCCCTGGACCTGCGCAAGGTGCCCCGCGACGAGGCGGACACCCGGGTGGCCGAGGCCGCCGAGATCCTGGGGCTGACCGACTTCCTCGACCGCAAGCCCAAGGACCTCTCGGGCGGCCAGCGCCAGCGCGTGGCCATGGGCCGGGCGATCGTGCGCAACCCGCGGGTCTTCCTCATGGACGAGCCGCTGAGCAACCTCGACGCCAAGCTGCGCGTGTCCACCCGCTCCGAGATCGCCGCACTCCAGCGCCGCCTCGGGGTGACCACCGTCTACGTCACCCACGACCAGGTCGAGGCGATGACGATGGGCGACCGGGTCGCCGTGCTCGACCGCGGCGTGCTCCAGCAGGTCGCCCCGCCGCGCGAGCTCTACCGCGACCCGGTCAACCTCTTCGTCGCCGGGTTCATCGGCTCGCCGTCGATGAACCTCTTCCACGACGACGTCCCCGGCGCCGGCGACGTCACCTTCGGCGTGCGCCCCGAGCACATGCGCCTGCTCGGCGCCGGCGAGGCCTGCCCGGCAGGCTTCCGCGAGCTGACCGGGCCGGTCGACATCGTCGAGGAGCTCGGCGCCGAGTCCTACGTCTACGCCCACCGCGACGGCGGACGCCTGGTCGCCCGGCTTCTCGACGCCCCCGCCCCCGAGCGCGGCGCCGAGGTGCGCATGGCCTACGACCCGGCCGCCGCGCTGCGCTTCGGGCCGGACGGGTCGCGGGCTGACGCCCGCGACTGA
- a CDS encoding ABC transporter substrate-binding protein — translation MRFTSLRRVGAVLAATAVAGATLTACGSDDSSVPEAENTDGRGPITFAMGKNDTDKIIPIIDRWNKEHPDEEVTLSELAGEADAQRETLVQSLQAGNTDYDVMALDVVWTAQFAANQWLAPLTGDLEVDTSGLLDATVESATYNDTLYALPQNTNGQLLFRNTEIIPEAPTDWDGLKESCKQAEEAQVDCLTLQLKQYEGLTVNTAGFMAGWGGSVLEDDGTTPAVDSDASKEGLQALVDGYEDGTVAKDSTAATEEETNLAFTEGKTAYAVNWPYMYANSEEDGSAVAGKVEVQPLVGKDGVGVSTLGGYNNGININSEHKATARDFIEYVVSEESQRSFAEASFPPVLASIYDDQELIAEQPYLPALKESLENAKPRPVSPFYDAISKAIQDNAYAAVNGDVDVDKATADMKAAIENASAE, via the coding sequence ATGCGCTTCACCTCTCTGCGCCGCGTCGGCGCCGTCCTCGCCGCCACCGCCGTGGCCGGCGCCACCCTCACCGCGTGCGGCTCCGACGACTCCTCCGTCCCCGAGGCGGAGAACACCGACGGCCGTGGCCCCATCACCTTCGCGATGGGCAAGAACGACACCGACAAGATCATCCCGATCATCGACCGGTGGAACAAGGAGCACCCGGACGAGGAGGTCACCCTCTCCGAGCTCGCCGGCGAGGCCGACGCCCAGCGTGAGACCCTCGTGCAGTCCCTGCAGGCCGGGAACACCGACTACGACGTCATGGCCCTCGACGTCGTGTGGACCGCGCAGTTCGCCGCCAACCAGTGGCTCGCCCCGCTGACCGGCGACCTCGAGGTCGACACCTCCGGGCTGCTCGACGCCACCGTCGAGTCCGCCACCTACAACGACACCCTCTACGCGCTGCCGCAGAACACCAACGGCCAGCTGCTCTTCCGCAACACCGAGATCATCCCCGAGGCGCCCACCGACTGGGACGGCCTCAAGGAGTCCTGCAAGCAGGCCGAGGAGGCCCAGGTCGACTGCCTGACCCTGCAGCTCAAGCAGTACGAGGGCCTGACCGTCAACACCGCCGGCTTCATGGCCGGCTGGGGCGGCTCCGTGCTCGAGGACGACGGCACGACCCCGGCCGTCGACTCCGACGCCTCGAAGGAGGGCCTGCAGGCCCTCGTCGACGGCTACGAGGACGGCACCGTGGCCAAGGACTCCACCGCCGCGACCGAGGAGGAGACCAACCTGGCCTTCACCGAGGGCAAGACCGCCTACGCGGTGAACTGGCCGTACATGTACGCCAACTCCGAGGAGGACGGCTCCGCCGTCGCCGGCAAGGTCGAGGTCCAGCCCCTGGTGGGCAAGGACGGCGTCGGCGTCTCCACCCTCGGCGGCTACAACAACGGCATCAACATCAACTCCGAGCACAAGGCCACCGCGCGCGACTTCATCGAGTACGTCGTCAGCGAGGAGAGCCAGCGGTCCTTCGCCGAGGCCTCCTTCCCGCCGGTGCTCGCCTCCATCTACGACGACCAGGAGCTGATCGCCGAGCAGCCCTACCTGCCGGCGCTCAAGGAGTCGCTGGAGAACGCCAAGCCGCGCCCGGTCAGCCCGTTCTACGACGCCATCTCGAAGGCCATCCAGGACAACGCCTACGCCGCCGTCAACGGTGACGTCGACGTGGACAAGGCCACCGCGGACATGAAGGCCGCGATCGAGAACGCCTCGGCGGAGTAA
- a CDS encoding SDR family oxidoreductase, whose amino-acid sequence MRVVVTGARGQLGRSLALTCPPGLDGDVVWADRSLLDVTDPAAVAASPALAGADVVLNCAAFTDVDGAEEEPGRTSAEAANATAPGLIARRCAEEGARLVHVSTDYVFGDAVLDDAAHADAAGSRPVLDDAAPGGVAGSEGVAGSEGVAGSGAAVPAGARPLLPGDPTSPQTVYGRTKLAGERAALAACPQTTVVRTAWVYSGDTLPEHKDFVSTMLRLARGGVDPKVVDDQFGSPTFAPDLARALWRLVLEGGGAAAAAAADAVGAAHAGTDTDTAGRVLHGVGAGWTSWYLLAREVFAAAGFDPDRVSPVDTAGYPTRAKRPRWSVLAPDLELPEWRTGVARAVAARL is encoded by the coding sequence ATGAGAGTCGTCGTCACCGGCGCGCGCGGTCAGCTGGGCCGCAGCCTCGCGCTGACCTGTCCGCCGGGGCTCGACGGCGACGTCGTCTGGGCCGACCGCTCGCTTCTCGACGTCACCGACCCCGCCGCCGTCGCCGCCTCGCCCGCGCTCGCCGGTGCGGACGTGGTGCTCAACTGCGCGGCGTTCACCGACGTCGACGGCGCCGAGGAGGAGCCGGGGCGCACCTCGGCCGAGGCCGCCAACGCCACCGCGCCCGGGCTCATCGCCCGCCGCTGCGCGGAGGAAGGTGCGCGCCTGGTGCACGTGTCCACCGACTACGTCTTCGGCGACGCCGTGCTTGACGACGCCGCGCATGCGGACGCGGCCGGTTCCCGCCCCGTGCTTGACGACGCCGCGCCCGGAGGCGTCGCCGGTTCCGAGGGCGTCGCCGGTTCCGAGGGCGTCGCCGGTTCCGGCGCCGCGGTGCCCGCGGGCGCGCGCCCGCTGCTGCCGGGGGACCCCACGAGCCCGCAGACCGTCTACGGGCGCACGAAGCTGGCCGGGGAGCGCGCCGCGCTGGCGGCCTGCCCGCAGACGACGGTCGTGCGCACCGCGTGGGTCTACTCGGGCGACACGCTGCCGGAGCACAAGGACTTCGTCTCCACGATGCTGCGCCTGGCGCGCGGGGGAGTGGACCCGAAGGTCGTCGACGACCAGTTCGGCAGCCCGACCTTCGCGCCCGACCTGGCGCGTGCGCTGTGGCGGCTCGTGCTCGAAGGCGGCGGCGCTGCCGCGGCCGCCGCGGCGGATGCGGTGGGTGCCGCGCACGCCGGCACGGACACCGACACCGCCGGCCGGGTGCTGCACGGTGTCGGCGCCGGCTGGACGAGCTGGTACCTGCTCGCCCGCGAGGTCTTCGCGGCCGCCGGCTTCGACCCGGACCGGGTCTCGCCGGTGGACACGGCCGGTTACCCCACCAGGGCTAAGCGGCCGCGCTGGTCGGTGCTCGCCCCTGACCTGGAGCTGCCGG
- a CDS encoding 3-oxoacyl-ACP reductase, whose translation MNALNTPVSERLVLVTGGARGLGKALSEAFLREGARVIVNYHTSSEAAEAIVAEHPDRALAVQADVRDREQVQALFDAAHEHFDAPVTTVVNNALVSFSFDGDARPKAEDITAGHFDEQFSGAVHGALNTIQLAVPDFEKAGFGRVVNIGTDLFQAPSVPYHDYTAAKAALLSLTRTFSKDLGPKHVTVNMVSGGLLRTTDASAATPKEVFDMIAAGTPLGSVTTPEEFADTAVFFASPLSRAVTGQNLLVDGGLVMG comes from the coding sequence ATGAATGCCCTGAACACGCCCGTCTCCGAACGGCTCGTCCTCGTCACGGGCGGCGCCCGCGGGCTCGGCAAGGCGCTCAGCGAGGCGTTCCTGCGCGAGGGCGCCCGCGTGATCGTCAACTACCACACCAGCTCCGAGGCCGCCGAGGCCATCGTCGCAGAGCACCCCGACCGCGCCCTGGCCGTCCAGGCCGACGTCCGCGACCGTGAGCAGGTCCAGGCGCTCTTCGACGCCGCCCACGAGCACTTCGACGCCCCGGTGACCACCGTGGTCAACAACGCGCTGGTCTCCTTCTCCTTCGACGGCGACGCCCGCCCGAAGGCCGAGGACATCACCGCCGGACACTTCGACGAGCAGTTCTCCGGCGCCGTCCACGGCGCGCTCAACACCATCCAGCTGGCCGTGCCCGACTTCGAGAAGGCCGGCTTCGGCCGCGTGGTCAACATCGGCACCGACCTCTTCCAGGCGCCCTCGGTGCCCTACCACGACTACACCGCCGCCAAGGCCGCGCTGCTGTCGCTGACGCGCACCTTCTCCAAGGACCTCGGTCCGAAGCACGTGACCGTCAACATGGTCTCCGGCGGCCTGCTGCGCACCACCGACGCCTCGGCGGCCACCCCCAAGGAGGTCTTCGACATGATCGCCGCCGGCACCCCGCTGGGCTCGGTGACCACGCCCGAGGAGTTCGCCGACACCGCCGTCTTCTTCGCCTCGCCGCTCTCGCGCGCGGTGACCGGCCAGAACCTGCTGGTCGACGGCGGGCTGGTGATGGGCTGA